One segment of Leptodactylus fuscus isolate aLepFus1 chromosome 7, aLepFus1.hap2, whole genome shotgun sequence DNA contains the following:
- the NUBPL gene encoding iron-sulfur cluster transfer protein NUBPL isoform X1, with the protein MAAARGLVVSGLNTVRVRTFLRWGRRDWGSAGSFSSDARHHEENLKRRQVELMARGLPKEKPIPGVKHVVVVASGKGGVGKSTTAVNLALGIAASDQIKAVGLLDADVYGPSIPRMMNLKGNPEVSHRNLMIPLVNYGIQCMSMGFLVEETAPIIWRGLMVMSAVERLLRQVEWGELDYLVIDMPPGTGDVQLSISQNIPISGAVIVSTPQDIALLDARRGAEMFKKVNVPVLGLVQNMSVFRCPKCDHETHIFGADGARQLASTMGLDILGDIPLHINIRETCDLGKPIVVSDPESSEAKAYIGIAQEIIRRISK; encoded by the exons ATGGCGGCCGCCAGGGGCCTAGTAGTGTCCGGGCTGAATACCGTGCGGGTCAGGACGTTTTTGCGGTGGGGACGGCGAGATTGGGGCTCTGCAGGGTCCTTCAGCTCG GACGctaggcatcatgaagaaaacttGAAGAGGAGACAGGTGGAGCTGATGGCACGTGGTTTGCCAAAGGAAAAGCCAATTCCTGGTGTTAAGCATGTCGTGGTGGTTGCATCTGGCAAAGGAGGTGTGGGCAAATCAACCACTGCAG TAAATCTGGCTTTGGGAATTGCAGCAAGTGATCAA ATAAAAGCAGTTGGTCTCCTGGATGCTGATGTGTATGGACCATCTATTCCCCGAATGATGAATCTCAAAGGAAATCCAGAAGTGTCACACA GGAACTTGATGATTCCTCTTGTCAACTATGGAATTCAATG catgtccatgggtttccttgtGGAAGAGACTGCTCCGATAATATGGAGAGGGTTGATGGTCATGTCCGCAGTTGAGCGACTACTAAGACAG GTGGAGTGGGGGGAGTTGGATTACCTGGTTATAGACATGCCGCCTGGAACTGGAGATGTGCAGCTGTCGATCTCTCAGAACATCCCTATCTCTG GGGCTGTGATAGTTTCAACTCCCCAGGACATCGCATTGCTGGATGCTCGCAGAGGGGCTGAAATGTTTAAGAAAGTCAATGTTCCT GTTCTGGGCCTAGTACAGAACATGAGTGTCTTTCGTTGTCCGAAATGTGACCATGAGACCCATATCTTTGGAGCAGATGGGGCAAGACAACTTGCTTCTACTATGGGACTTGATATTTTAG GTGACATTCCTCTGCATATTAATATTAGAGAAACCTGCGACTTGGGCAAGCCGATAGTTGTTTCTGATCCAGAGAGTAGCGAG GCTAAGGCATATATAGGTATTGCACAAGAAATAATACGCAGGATCTCCAAGTGA
- the DTD2 gene encoding D-aminoacyl-tRNA deacylase 2 has product MATLDREVAVRVVLQQCLHAKLQVKPQDENSDAEWVEIQRGMVVYVCFFKGSMKDIIPKIVHSLLNVKLSESDSGKRVSITELPGDVLIVPQATLGGKSKGHYMQYHSNASKEQGIELYDLLIAQCQKELEAHPKWLESGAVLRYGTYGNRQVLKLDTNGPYTHLLEF; this is encoded by the exons ATGGCGACACTAGATAGGGAGGTAGCTGTCCGTGTTGTTCTTCAGCAGTGTTTACACGCCAAGTTGCAAGTTAAGCCTCAGGATGAAAATTCTGATGCCGAGTGGGTGGAG ATACAAAGGGGTATGGTCGTGTATGTCTGCTTTTTTAAAGGATCAATGAAAGATATAATTCCAAAAATAG TCCATTCGCTACTAAATGTGAAACTGAGTGAATCTGATTCTGGAAAACGTGTGTCCATCACAGAGCTCCCAGGAGATGTACTCATTGTTCCTCAGGCTACACTTGGAGGAAAGTCAAAGGGCCACTACATGCAGTACCATTCAAATGCAAGCAAGGAGCAAGGCATAGAGTTATATGACCTTCTCATAGCTCAATGCCAAAAGGAACTTGAGGCTCATCCCAAGTGGTTGGAGTCTGGTGCTGTGCTGCGATATGGAACTTATGGAAACAGACAGGTTCTGAAGCTTGACACTAACGGACCTTATACACACTTGCTGGAGTTCTGA
- the NUBPL gene encoding iron-sulfur cluster transfer protein NUBPL isoform X2, whose protein sequence is MARGLPKEKPIPGVKHVVVVASGKGGVGKSTTAVNLALGIAASDQIKAVGLLDADVYGPSIPRMMNLKGNPEVSHRNLMIPLVNYGIQCMSMGFLVEETAPIIWRGLMVMSAVERLLRQVEWGELDYLVIDMPPGTGDVQLSISQNIPISGAVIVSTPQDIALLDARRGAEMFKKVNVPVLGLVQNMSVFRCPKCDHETHIFGADGARQLASTMGLDILGDIPLHINIRETCDLGKPIVVSDPESSEAKAYIGIAQEIIRRISK, encoded by the exons ATGGCACGTGGTTTGCCAAAGGAAAAGCCAATTCCTGGTGTTAAGCATGTCGTGGTGGTTGCATCTGGCAAAGGAGGTGTGGGCAAATCAACCACTGCAG TAAATCTGGCTTTGGGAATTGCAGCAAGTGATCAA ATAAAAGCAGTTGGTCTCCTGGATGCTGATGTGTATGGACCATCTATTCCCCGAATGATGAATCTCAAAGGAAATCCAGAAGTGTCACACA GGAACTTGATGATTCCTCTTGTCAACTATGGAATTCAATG catgtccatgggtttccttgtGGAAGAGACTGCTCCGATAATATGGAGAGGGTTGATGGTCATGTCCGCAGTTGAGCGACTACTAAGACAG GTGGAGTGGGGGGAGTTGGATTACCTGGTTATAGACATGCCGCCTGGAACTGGAGATGTGCAGCTGTCGATCTCTCAGAACATCCCTATCTCTG GGGCTGTGATAGTTTCAACTCCCCAGGACATCGCATTGCTGGATGCTCGCAGAGGGGCTGAAATGTTTAAGAAAGTCAATGTTCCT GTTCTGGGCCTAGTACAGAACATGAGTGTCTTTCGTTGTCCGAAATGTGACCATGAGACCCATATCTTTGGAGCAGATGGGGCAAGACAACTTGCTTCTACTATGGGACTTGATATTTTAG GTGACATTCCTCTGCATATTAATATTAGAGAAACCTGCGACTTGGGCAAGCCGATAGTTGTTTCTGATCCAGAGAGTAGCGAG GCTAAGGCATATATAGGTATTGCACAAGAAATAATACGCAGGATCTCCAAGTGA